DNA from Methanomicrobia archaeon:
GCGGCGGAATATGTGTGAAAGCGTGCCCTGCATGCATACCCCTCATCAAAAACGGGGCGACCGGAGATAAGTTCAATATCGTTTTTGTCCCGGATAAGGATTACCAGAGCAATATGACCAAATTCTTCAATGACGTGCTGTTTCTGATCAACAGTGGTTACTTCGGAGCGAGTGAGATTAACACCAGCAGATGTAAATTCAACTTCTATTACTATCCTCATGAAGGCGAGTATGTGCCTGTTTGCTCCAAATGGATCCTGCCCAAGAACTACCATAGTGATTGTTCGTTCGCAGCTACCTCGGTGATTGTCTTTACGAACCTGAGCAAGCGAGCGTGCTCAAGCGGAACAGTACTTTCTACCGAGAATAATGACCCGAGAACAGTCGTTCATGAAACAGGCCACAATATCTTCGGCATGAAGGATGAATACTGCTGTGACGGGTCGTATAAACAATTAGCCAATTTGTCGAATATATACTCGTCAAATGCAAATTGTCAAGCTTTATCGTCGAATCCAGCTGGCTGTTTCGAGTTCTGTCCGGCGATCAAATGCTGGCCCAATACTGCGGCCGAGGAACAGAACTGTAAGAACTGGTATCTCAATAGTAATTGGCCGTGGGCTGCCAACTATTCATGCAATTGTACCGAATACGCCAACATAACGGGGATGGATCCCAGCAAATGTACTGCGATAGCGCCTGGAAATTGCCCGGATGTGTGGCAAGGCTATTGGCAAACTCGCGGCGTGGTGGATATGAATGCGTTGACCATACAATCACCCAACTGGTGCAATTACCGAGGGTCCGGTGTCAAGGAATGCTGCGATAGCGGTTGGTGGAAGTCCGACCCGGACAGCTGCTACATGACGAATGGAAACGTTTTTGAGCTTGATTGCCACGCGCGGGTGATAGACAAACTGGACTCAAAACCCGCCTGCACCAACCCCGGATCGACGGCTTTTGGATCTTCACCGCTATCCGTACTGGAGGAAGAGACTATGACAAAAGTAGTGATTCTCGATTACAACATCAAGAACTCCGAAATAACGCTCCTCGATTCGCGAATTGTATATAACGAGCCGCCGAACCATTTCACGGAGTATGGAGCATTTCAGGTGAGCGCGTTATCGTCCCAGAACGAGGTATTAAGAAGCATTGTATTGGAGGACCCCCGGGAATTTAGATTAGCGAATGTCGAGAATTTCGAACAGGGGATGATGATGGGTGATGACATTAACTTTACGGTAATCCTACCGTTCGTAGACCTGATGAAAGCCGTAGAGGTGCGTGATTTTGAAACCACCGCACTGGTTCATACAGCTGATTTATCAGAGGTCGTACTTGATTTCTGCCAAGGAGTCGGGTATAACGACCCTCAATGCGTGATTTCAGATCTT
Protein-coding regions in this window:
- a CDS encoding thrombospondin type 3 repeat-containing protein, producing the protein MDPSKCTAIAPGNCPDVWQGYWQTRGVVDMNALTIQSPNWCNYRGSGVKECCDSGWWKSDPDSCYMTNGNVFELDCHARVIDKLDSKPACTNPGSTAFGSSPLSVLEEETMTKVVILDYNIKNSEITLLDSRIVYNEPPNHFTEYGAFQVSALSSQNEVLRSIVLEDPREFRLANVENFEQGMMMGDDINFTVILPFVDLMKAVEVRDFETTALVHTADLSEVVLDFCQGVGYNDPQCVISDLDDDGVTDQEDNCPLTANPDQTDSDEDGVGDACEEVSSIGFDTEGGSYPSIAGTHNGTIIPNTDMTVSKLYTYPSPGTGGHTEYVKIWNGTETLVETEWNGYQGDWQNITFDGPVVLEANETYYYTIATGSYPQIIHSPESDAPGGTINCTEFIDLNGRRYTDWIPAIRLD